A window of the Citrus sinensis cultivar Valencia sweet orange chromosome 9, DVS_A1.0, whole genome shotgun sequence genome harbors these coding sequences:
- the LOC127899669 gene encoding uncharacterized protein LOC127899669 — MADMFVKQAKQYAEARPNYPEELFKFIASKTPKHELAWDVGTGSGQAAASLAPIYKNVIATDTSPKQLEFAIKLPNIRYQLTPPTMSITELEQNVATQSSVDLVTIATALHWFDLPQFYKQVKWVLKKPNGVIAAWTYYWPEINESVDAVFKSFHSVDYEPFREPQPKLVENKYMSIDFPFEPVDGVDNTGPFDQFVLEKLMDLDDYLTFIQSSSGYQTAKNRGVELLTDNMMEKFKVAWNSDGQSKKVARFPLYLRIGKVEN; from the exons atgGCAGATATGTTCGTTAAGCAGGCAAAGCAATACGCGGAAGCACGACCAAATTATCCAGAAGAATTGTTCAAATTCATTGCCTCTAAAACACCCAAACACGAGCTTGCATGGGACGTCGGCACCGGAAGCGGCCAGGCCGCTGCATCC CTTGCACCGATCTACAAGAATGTCATTGCTACAGACACAAGCCCAAAACAGCTAGAATTCGCAATAAAGCTCCCCAACATTCGGTATCAACTTACTCCTCCAACCATGTCCATAACTGAGCTTGAACAAAATGTGGCAACACAATCAAGTGTAGATCTAGTGACAATTGCTACAGCACTACATTGGTTTGACTTGCCTCAATTTTACAAACAAGTAAAATGGGTACTCAAAAAACCTAATGGAGTAATAGCGGCATGGACCTACTACTGGCCCGAAATCAACGAGTCTGTAGATGCAGTTTTCAAGTCATTTCACTCCGTTGATTATGAGCCATTTCGGGAACCACAACCTAAATTGGTGGAGAACAAGTACATGAGCATTGATTTTCCATTTGAGCCTGTAGATGGGGTGGATAATACGGGGCCGTTTGATCAGTTTGTTTTAGAGAAGTTGATGGATTTAGATGATTACTTAACGTTCATACAGTCAAGTTCAGGTTATCAGACGGCTAAGAACAGGGGTGTTGAGCTTTTGACAGACAATATGATGGAGAAGTTTAAAGTTGCTTGGAATTCAGATGGCCAGAGTAAAAAGGTTGCTCGATTTCCACTTTATCTGAGAATTGGAAaagtagaaaattaa